The following coding sequences lie in one Apium graveolens cultivar Ventura chromosome 3, ASM990537v1, whole genome shotgun sequence genomic window:
- the LOC141712843 gene encoding NAC domain-containing protein 82-like isoform X2 encodes MGILPPGFRFHPTDVELVMYYLKRKVTKKKFQFEAMAELNVYKYEPWDLADKSLLRRDLEWYFFSPRERKYGNGGRTNRATETGYWKATGKDRAVIYNNRTVGMIKTLIFYKGHAPKGERTDWVMHEYRIEDKNLSDIGITQDSYVICKIFQKSGLGPKNGAQYGAPFSEEEWNEVESAEEGLFLTAHTQPSNQNTAVSLAGTTTSCSMTTSKAVQSPTQALAINQPCSAADTSDGVISWLPICTDVAKHSTENLTTENTNVLKSPQGSQVPITRAAFSEEVSNAREICAIPSPINGQALSVHSPCRNLDNLGALNSNVPGTTSSWPVSELGLQGPSATNIMVTNVPYDLPEDDITALLSMFSEDSSVIPAENNEHFNTVHTDRSFKAQTCVDKNSIFTGLGDLNNLSELRNAGFDFSNTCVADYTPNTMLLDDDMIFLELKDLDSPLKYPAEARESVRGPSDSSYSPYNCYNNMDGSFSVSNIPKSVPNVSRLNSTSFPPEGPRWMEDIVEVSRRRPDIQNLKNYGSDTFMGSNIPFQISHRQPEGSSIASQIQRREPEKLGV; translated from the exons ATGGGTATTCTTCCTCCTGGGTTTCGTTTTCATCCGACGGATGTAGAGCTGGTTATGTATTATCTTAAGAGAAAAGTCACCAAGAAGAAGTTTCAGTTTGAAGCTATGGCTGAGCTTAATGTTTATAAATATGAGCCTTGGGATCTTGCAG ATAAATCCCTCCTGAGAAGAGATCTTGAGTGGTACTTCTTCAGTCCCAGAGAGAGAAAATATGGGAATGGAGGAAGAACAAATCGTGCTACTGAAACTGGATACTGGAAAGCCACCGGAAAGGATAGAGCTGTTATCTACAATAATCGTACAGTTGGCATGATTAAGACGCTTATTTTTTACAAGGGCCATGCACCTAAAGGTGAACGGACTGACTGGGTTATGCACGAATACCGCATTGAGGATAAGAATCTGTCTGATATTGGAATTACCCAG GATTCATATGTGATATGCAAAATCTTCCAGAAAAGTGGGCTGGGCCCCAAAAATGGTGCACAATATGGAGCACCATTTAGTGAGGAAGAATGGAACGAGGTTGAGAGCGCTGAAGAGGGTCTGTTCCTTACTGCACATACACAGCCTAGCAATCAGAACACTGCAGTGAGCTTGGCTGGAACTACAACTTCATGTAGCATGACCACGTCAAAAGCAGTTCAGTCCCCAACTCAAGCCTTGGCCATCAATCAGCCTTGTTCTGCAGCTGATACATCTGATGGTGTCATTTCGTGGTTGCCCATCTGCACAGACGTGGCTAAGCATTCTACTGAAAACTTGACTACTGAG AATACAAATGTGCTCAAATCTCCCCAGGGATCTCAAGTTCCAATTACTAGAGCTGCATTCAGTGAAGAAGTAAGCAATGCTCGAGAAATCTGTGCTATACCTTCACCCATCAATGGGCAGGCCTTATCTGTCCATTCGCCATGCAGGAACCTGGATAATTTGGGTGCATTGAACTCTAATGTTCCAGGAACTACATCTAGCTGGCCTGTATCTGAACTGGGCCTTCAAGGACCGTCGGCAACAAATATTATGGTTACTAATGTGCCTTATGATCTGCCTGAAGATGATATTACTGCTCTATTGTCCATGTTTAGTGAAGATAGCAGCGTGATTCCCGCTGAAAACAACGAG CATTTTAACACGGTTCACACTGACCGGTCTTTCAAAGCTCAAACGTGTGTGGATAAAAATTCTATCTTCACTGGCCTAGGAGATTTGAATAACTTGAGCGAACTGAGGAACGCTGGATTTGACTTCTCAAACACATGCGTTGCTGATTATACTCCAAACACAATGCTTCTGGACGATGATATGATCTTTTTGGAACTCAAGGATCTCGACTCTCCATTAAAATATCCAGCAGAAGCTAGGGAATCTGTGCGGGGACCGTCAGATAGCTCATATTCACCATACAACTGCTACAACAATATGGATGGCTCCTTTTCTGTTAGTAATATACCAAAGTCTGTACCAAATGtttcaagattgaattcaacatcTTTCCCTCCAGAAGGTCCTCGTTGGATGGAGGATATAGTTGAAGTTTCAAGGAGG AGACCTGATATTCAGAACTTAAAAAATTATGGATCCGATACATTTATGGGAAGCAATATTCCTTTTCAAATCTCACACAGACAACCAGAGGGAAGCAGCATTGCTAGTCAAATACAGAGAAGAG AACCTGAGAAACTCGGAGTTTGA
- the LOC141712843 gene encoding uncharacterized protein LOC141712843 isoform X1 codes for MGILPPGFRFHPTDVELVMYYLKRKVTKKKFQFEAMAELNVYKYEPWDLADKSLLRRDLEWYFFSPRERKYGNGGRTNRATETGYWKATGKDRAVIYNNRTVGMIKTLIFYKGHAPKGERTDWVMHEYRIEDKNLSDIGITQDSYVICKIFQKSGLGPKNGAQYGAPFSEEEWNEVESAEEGLFLTAHTQPSNQNTAVSLAGTTTSCSMTTSKAVQSPTQALAINQPCSAADTSDGVISWLPICTDVAKHSTENLTTENTNVLKSPQGSQVPITRAAFSEEVSNAREICAIPSPINGQALSVHSPCRNLDNLGALNSNVPGTTSSWPVSELGLQGPSATNIMVTNVPYDLPEDDITALLSMFSEDSSVIPAENNEHFNTVHTDRSFKAQTCVDKNSIFTGLGDLNNLSELRNAGFDFSNTCVADYTPNTMLLDDDMIFLELKDLDSPLKYPAEARESVRGPSDSSYSPYNCYNNMDGSFSVSNIPKSVPNVSRLNSTSFPPEGPRWMEDIVEVSRRRPDIQNLKNYGSDTFMGSNIPFQISHRQPEGSSIASQIQRRGTLNRKVRLQFSLESIYSLLSVAELFAHIIAAEKLNDSQYRCGGSTINFKAEVALKVGECTEDALSHDMGESNCMCFCWGDLPKNKLEKNNRGRRFDIISYQWIIISLLRKIIVRRTYLSNMIINWLILLPRSQLLCCPIFLLVVNRCIFRTLNKT; via the exons ATGGGTATTCTTCCTCCTGGGTTTCGTTTTCATCCGACGGATGTAGAGCTGGTTATGTATTATCTTAAGAGAAAAGTCACCAAGAAGAAGTTTCAGTTTGAAGCTATGGCTGAGCTTAATGTTTATAAATATGAGCCTTGGGATCTTGCAG ATAAATCCCTCCTGAGAAGAGATCTTGAGTGGTACTTCTTCAGTCCCAGAGAGAGAAAATATGGGAATGGAGGAAGAACAAATCGTGCTACTGAAACTGGATACTGGAAAGCCACCGGAAAGGATAGAGCTGTTATCTACAATAATCGTACAGTTGGCATGATTAAGACGCTTATTTTTTACAAGGGCCATGCACCTAAAGGTGAACGGACTGACTGGGTTATGCACGAATACCGCATTGAGGATAAGAATCTGTCTGATATTGGAATTACCCAG GATTCATATGTGATATGCAAAATCTTCCAGAAAAGTGGGCTGGGCCCCAAAAATGGTGCACAATATGGAGCACCATTTAGTGAGGAAGAATGGAACGAGGTTGAGAGCGCTGAAGAGGGTCTGTTCCTTACTGCACATACACAGCCTAGCAATCAGAACACTGCAGTGAGCTTGGCTGGAACTACAACTTCATGTAGCATGACCACGTCAAAAGCAGTTCAGTCCCCAACTCAAGCCTTGGCCATCAATCAGCCTTGTTCTGCAGCTGATACATCTGATGGTGTCATTTCGTGGTTGCCCATCTGCACAGACGTGGCTAAGCATTCTACTGAAAACTTGACTACTGAG AATACAAATGTGCTCAAATCTCCCCAGGGATCTCAAGTTCCAATTACTAGAGCTGCATTCAGTGAAGAAGTAAGCAATGCTCGAGAAATCTGTGCTATACCTTCACCCATCAATGGGCAGGCCTTATCTGTCCATTCGCCATGCAGGAACCTGGATAATTTGGGTGCATTGAACTCTAATGTTCCAGGAACTACATCTAGCTGGCCTGTATCTGAACTGGGCCTTCAAGGACCGTCGGCAACAAATATTATGGTTACTAATGTGCCTTATGATCTGCCTGAAGATGATATTACTGCTCTATTGTCCATGTTTAGTGAAGATAGCAGCGTGATTCCCGCTGAAAACAACGAG CATTTTAACACGGTTCACACTGACCGGTCTTTCAAAGCTCAAACGTGTGTGGATAAAAATTCTATCTTCACTGGCCTAGGAGATTTGAATAACTTGAGCGAACTGAGGAACGCTGGATTTGACTTCTCAAACACATGCGTTGCTGATTATACTCCAAACACAATGCTTCTGGACGATGATATGATCTTTTTGGAACTCAAGGATCTCGACTCTCCATTAAAATATCCAGCAGAAGCTAGGGAATCTGTGCGGGGACCGTCAGATAGCTCATATTCACCATACAACTGCTACAACAATATGGATGGCTCCTTTTCTGTTAGTAATATACCAAAGTCTGTACCAAATGtttcaagattgaattcaacatcTTTCCCTCCAGAAGGTCCTCGTTGGATGGAGGATATAGTTGAAGTTTCAAGGAGG AGACCTGATATTCAGAACTTAAAAAATTATGGATCCGATACATTTATGGGAAGCAATATTCCTTTTCAAATCTCACACAGACAACCAGAGGGAAGCAGCATTGCTAGTCAAATACAGAGAAGAG GAACTCTAAACAGAAAAGTTAGACTCCAATTCTCGTTGGAGTCTATTTATTCTCTGTTGTCAGTTGCAGAGCTATTTGCTCATATAATTGCAGCTGAGAAGTTGAATGACAGTCAGTATCGTTGTGGCGGCTCCACCATTAATTTCAAAGCTGAGGTGGCACTGAAGGTTGGCGAGTGCACTGAAGACGCTTTGTCACATGATATGGGGGAGTCAAATTGTATGTGTTTCTGTTGGGGCGATCTGCCCAAGAACAAATTAGAGAAGAATAATCGTGGCCGTAGATTTGATATCATCAGTTATCAGTGGATAATTATATCTTTACTTAGAAAAATTATTGTGAGAAGAACATACTTAAGTAATATgataattaattggttaattctTCTTCCCCGTTCCCAATTGTTGTGTTGTCCGATTTTTTTACTGGTTGTGAACAGGTGTATATTTAGAACTCTCAACAAAACCTAG
- the LOC141712843 gene encoding NAC domain-containing protein 82-like isoform X3 — translation MGILPPGFRFHPTDVELVMYYLKRKVTKKKFQFEAMAELNVYKYEPWDLADKSLLRRDLEWYFFSPRERKYGNGGRTNRATETGYWKATGKDRAVIYNNRTVGMIKTLIFYKGHAPKGERTDWVMHEYRIEDKNLSDIGITQDSYVICKIFQKSGLGPKNGAQYGAPFSEEEWNEVESAEEGLFLTAHTQPSNQNTAVSLAGTTTSCSMTTSKAVQSPTQALAINQPCSAADTSDGVISWLPICTDVAKHSTENLTTENTNVLKSPQGSQVPITRAAFSEEVSNAREICAIPSPINGQALSVHSPCRNLDNLGALNSNVPGTTSSWPVSELGLQGPSATNIMVTNVPYDLPEDDITALLSMFSEDSSVIPAENNEHFNTVHTDRSFKAQTCVDKNSIFTGLGDLNNLSELRNAGFDFSNTCVADYTPNTMLLDDDMIFLELKDLDSPLKYPAEARESVRGPSDSSYSPYNCYNNMDGSFSVSNIPKSVPNVSRLNSTSFPPEGPRWMEDIVEVSRRRPDIQNLKNYGSDTFMGSNIPFQISHRQPEGSSIASQIQRRVFNRT, via the exons ATGGGTATTCTTCCTCCTGGGTTTCGTTTTCATCCGACGGATGTAGAGCTGGTTATGTATTATCTTAAGAGAAAAGTCACCAAGAAGAAGTTTCAGTTTGAAGCTATGGCTGAGCTTAATGTTTATAAATATGAGCCTTGGGATCTTGCAG ATAAATCCCTCCTGAGAAGAGATCTTGAGTGGTACTTCTTCAGTCCCAGAGAGAGAAAATATGGGAATGGAGGAAGAACAAATCGTGCTACTGAAACTGGATACTGGAAAGCCACCGGAAAGGATAGAGCTGTTATCTACAATAATCGTACAGTTGGCATGATTAAGACGCTTATTTTTTACAAGGGCCATGCACCTAAAGGTGAACGGACTGACTGGGTTATGCACGAATACCGCATTGAGGATAAGAATCTGTCTGATATTGGAATTACCCAG GATTCATATGTGATATGCAAAATCTTCCAGAAAAGTGGGCTGGGCCCCAAAAATGGTGCACAATATGGAGCACCATTTAGTGAGGAAGAATGGAACGAGGTTGAGAGCGCTGAAGAGGGTCTGTTCCTTACTGCACATACACAGCCTAGCAATCAGAACACTGCAGTGAGCTTGGCTGGAACTACAACTTCATGTAGCATGACCACGTCAAAAGCAGTTCAGTCCCCAACTCAAGCCTTGGCCATCAATCAGCCTTGTTCTGCAGCTGATACATCTGATGGTGTCATTTCGTGGTTGCCCATCTGCACAGACGTGGCTAAGCATTCTACTGAAAACTTGACTACTGAG AATACAAATGTGCTCAAATCTCCCCAGGGATCTCAAGTTCCAATTACTAGAGCTGCATTCAGTGAAGAAGTAAGCAATGCTCGAGAAATCTGTGCTATACCTTCACCCATCAATGGGCAGGCCTTATCTGTCCATTCGCCATGCAGGAACCTGGATAATTTGGGTGCATTGAACTCTAATGTTCCAGGAACTACATCTAGCTGGCCTGTATCTGAACTGGGCCTTCAAGGACCGTCGGCAACAAATATTATGGTTACTAATGTGCCTTATGATCTGCCTGAAGATGATATTACTGCTCTATTGTCCATGTTTAGTGAAGATAGCAGCGTGATTCCCGCTGAAAACAACGAG CATTTTAACACGGTTCACACTGACCGGTCTTTCAAAGCTCAAACGTGTGTGGATAAAAATTCTATCTTCACTGGCCTAGGAGATTTGAATAACTTGAGCGAACTGAGGAACGCTGGATTTGACTTCTCAAACACATGCGTTGCTGATTATACTCCAAACACAATGCTTCTGGACGATGATATGATCTTTTTGGAACTCAAGGATCTCGACTCTCCATTAAAATATCCAGCAGAAGCTAGGGAATCTGTGCGGGGACCGTCAGATAGCTCATATTCACCATACAACTGCTACAACAATATGGATGGCTCCTTTTCTGTTAGTAATATACCAAAGTCTGTACCAAATGtttcaagattgaattcaacatcTTTCCCTCCAGAAGGTCCTCGTTGGATGGAGGATATAGTTGAAGTTTCAAGGAGG AGACCTGATATTCAGAACTTAAAAAATTATGGATCCGATACATTTATGGGAAGCAATATTCCTTTTCAAATCTCACACAGACAACCAGAGGGAAGCAGCATTGCTAGTCAAATACAGAGAAGAG TATTTAACAGAACCTGA